The following is a genomic window from Geoalkalibacter halelectricus.
TGAGCCGCTGCGTGGCGCCCGACATCAGCCTCACCGACCCCGAAACCCTCACCACCCTGCCCGAGGAGTACATCTGCACCACCGCGACCGATGCCTTGAGCCACGCCCTGGAGGCCTATTTTTCCGTGGCCTCCTCGACCCTGACCGACGTCAACGCCATCCGCGCCCTGAGCCTGCTCTCCGACGGACTGGTTCAGGCGGTGCGCGAACAGCTGGTCGACGACCTGGAAAAAATGGCGCGCGCCAGTCTGCACGCCGGCATGGCTTTTTCCAACTCCCTGCTCGGCATCGTTCACGCCCTGGCCCACCCCATCGGCGGCCTCTACGACATCAATCACGGCAGCGTCAACGCGGTACTGCTGCCCGAGGTGGTGCGCTATGACCTGCCGGTGGTGACGGAAAAGCTTCCCGAGCTGGCCTGGACGCTGGGCGTACGCAAGGAGCTGACGGAGCGGGACGCGGCCGAGGTGGTGGAGGAGAAGATCGAGCACATGCTCGATGCAGCCGGCGCGCCGCGCACCCTGAGCAGCCTCGGCGTCAAGCGCGAGGACCTGCCGCAATTGGCGCGCCAGGCCTTGAGCGATGTGTGCATTCTGACCTCGCCGCGCGCGGCCGATGAAGGCGATTTGCTCAGGATTCTGGAAAGAGCGTTTTG
Proteins encoded in this region:
- a CDS encoding iron-containing alcohol dehydrogenase, which codes for MGHEASNKNSALHHCKFEVPEIIFGRGLLNQIGSCARRLGGNKVFLVSDQGLFNAGWVDRAMHSLLEAGLNFVYFDQITSNPKDHEVEAGAREYIRQGADVIVGLGGGSAMDAAKGIAILVSNGGNIRDFEGSDKISRPLPPLVLCPTTCGTGSDVSQFAIVNDTQRHCKMTIMSRCVAPDISLTDPETLTTLPEEYICTTATDALSHALEAYFSVASSTLTDVNAIRALSLLSDGLVQAVREQLVDDLEKMARASLHAGMAFSNSLLGIVHALAHPIGGLYDINHGSVNAVLLPEVVRYDLPVVTEKLPELAWTLGVRKELTERDAAEVVEEKIEHMLDAAGAPRTLSSLGVKREDLPQLARQALSDVCILTSPRAADEGDLLRILERAF